TGATCTGGTGCACGGTATCCAGGTCATAGTCCTGGAGGTGCACCTGATACATCTGATAGATCGGCATGACGTCGATTTCACGCCCGTTCAACAACTTCACCCGATAGGTGCCGGTCAAGGCCGGGTCGATCCCGCTCTGGGCCAGATGCATGCCGACCTGCTCGCGATGCAACGGGACGGCCTGCCCCTTGGCGAGATCCCAGACCATCATGCCGCCCAGTCGTCGGACTTGATCTTGGGTTAATCCCTGCACCCGCCCCGAATACGACTTCGTGAAGTCCGGCAACTGGTAATCCTTCATCACTTCGTACGGATCCAAGTATTGCAGCGTGTCCGTCCGAACCAGCAACGGCATGTCGGTAAAACCCTTGATGAAGTCGATGTCCTGGTAGTTCTCATCAAGAATGATTTTCGACGCGCCGAGAAACAGCGTCCCATCCGTTTCGGGACGAACCGGAATCCAATAGTCCGCACGGCTGGCCGTCGGATTGTATTCCGGAGTGATCACGACCAGGCGCGCGCCCCGTTCGATACTCTCCAATTTCCAATGCGCTTCCGGCATTTTGTTTTCGACGAAGTTTTTACCCCAACTGGTATTCAGCTTCGTAAAGCGCATATCCGACAAGTCGACATCGCAGTTCTGCGTGCCGTTCCACCAGGGCTGCGACGGGTCTTGGTCGCCATGCCACGTATAATTGTTCCAATACCGCCCGCCTTGCGCCTGATCCGGATTCACCTTGCGGATCCAACTGTCCAGCAACGGCAGGACACAATTGTTGAAGCGGGTATTGGCATGTTTTCCCATCATCCCGAGAATCGGCATGCCGGCGCGATGTTTGAAAGTCCGTACGCCCGCCCCCTTCATCATTTCGATCATTTCCGGAGCATACCCCTGCTCGCGGAGACGACGGGCACCGGCCTCGCCGCTGTACCGTGTACCGATGACCACCAACCCTTTTGCCACATACGTAAACGCCGTATCCCACGAGACGCGGACCATATCGTCAAGGAAGCGGCTGTCAAACTTGTACTTCCGCTTGGCATCCGATGTCAGCTCAGGAGAGCCGTCGTCCATCCACTGCTTCCAGCCCTTCCGCATCAACGGTCCTTTCAAGCGATAGGGACCGTACACGCGGCGATGGAAGGTGAATCCCTTCAAACACATGCGCGGGTTATGCGCGAACGTGCCGCGGTTGCCATAGAGGTCCTCGTATGTCTGATGATCATAATTTTGCTCGACCCGCATGACGACGCCGTTCCGGACGAAGGCCCGGATGCGGCAGGCATGGGTGTCGTTCGGCGAGCAGCACCAGGTGAAGGATGAGTCGTACCGATATTGGTCGTGATACACACGTTCCCAGGACCGGTCGGGGTACTCGCCCAAGGGATTGTCGACTTCCACGACCGGCTGTAAGGCGGTCAGCGCCAAGGCTTTGTCGGCCACGGCTGCCACCGCGATGGTCCCCGCGGAGACCTTCAAAAACTGCCTGCGAGATACCTGCATCATGAATACCTCCTCAAATGAAGACAGGACACAGAACCGGCGCGACGCGTCCTGCTGTCGCGCATACCCGCACCGTCGATCGGGACGAGACGTTGTCCCCCCTTTCTGGGATCGTGAGTGTTCCGACACAGGTGAGACCCACACATGAGCAGCGAGACGCGGCGCGATCCCTCTCGCAACGCAGGGCGCTCCTGGTGAATGGCAATGAGGGAAGAAAAATTCACGACCACCCCCTGTGCACCCTGCATGCCACGGTGCGCGCAGCGTACAATCAGGCTATCTCATTGAAATCAGTGGCCGTCCAAATTCTTGAACCCGATGAGATCCGGCCACACCCAGACGCCCACGAAGAGAAGCGGTGGAAGGCCACGGCCCCACCACGATTAATCGTGGGACGGAACAGTCAACGGAGGCTGCAGGAGGACACGTGGAAGACGAGAGGTTACGTGCGGGAAGGACGACGAATGCCGAGTTTGTTGAGTCGACTGCGGAGCGTGCTCGGGGCAAGCCCGAGTTGTTCTGCGGCTCCTCCGGAACCTTCGATACGCCAATCCAACAGGGTGAGCGCCCGGAGAATATGGTGACGTTCTTCATCCTGCAGGGTTCGCCGGGCACTCGACTCTGGGGAGGCGGGCGAACTCATCATGAGCGAATCGAGCGATAGCAGTCGCTCCTGACAGAGGATCAGCCCTCGCTCCACGATGTTTTCCAGTTCCCGCACATTCCCCGGCCAGGCATACCGGACCAGGCGCTCCATGGCGGAGGCGTCGAAATCCTCGCAGGAGCGTTTCAGTCGCTGCGCATGCACCCGCAGGAAATGCCGGGCGAGGATAGGAATATCTTCCGGGCGCTCCCGCAACGGAGGCATATGGATGGGAAACACATTCAACCGGTAGTACAAATCGCTGCGAAATCGGCCATCCCGAATCGCCGCCGGCAAATCGGCATTGGTGGCCGCGATCACCCGCACATCGACCGGAACAGGCTTCGTCCCGCCGACGCGATCGACCAACCCGTCTTGCAACACCCGCAACAACTTCGCCTGCGCCTCCAACGGCAATTCACCGATCTCATCAAGAAACAATGTGCCGCCATCGGCCAGCTCGAACCGCCCGATGCGCCGCTGATCGGCCCCGGTGAAAGCGCCGCGTTCATGACCGAACAGCTCGCTCTCAATCAATCCCGACGGCAGCGCCGCGCAGTTCAGGCGGACAAATGCCCGCTCGCGCCGGAGGCTTTTCTCGTGGATGGCCCGGGCGAGCACCTCCTTCCCGGTCCCGGTTTCGCCGGTAATCATCACCGTCGCCGTCGTCGGGGCCGCCTGCCGCGCGAGCCTCAGGACGTCCTCGAATGCCCGGCTTCTCCCCACGACGATGCCAAAATCCTGGGTCGCCTTGAGCTCATCCGTCAGATACAGGTTTTCGCGGGCGAGTTGCTCCCGAAGACAATTAATCTCTTCGTAGGCGTTCACATGGGCGATCGCAAAACCGATTTGGGTCGCCACCTGCTTGAGAAAGTCCACATCATCGGGATCCGGCGGGCCCGCTTCGACACTCCCGATGTTGAGGGTCCCGAGACACGCATCCTGCACCATCATGGGAATATTGATCATCCGGCCGAGGCCTTCCTGCAAATAACTCTCGTCCTCGATGAACAGGCGTTCTTCCTGGAGATGCGGCCGCACATGCACGCGCTGATGGTCATACACCCACCCGACCGCACTATGCGCATGAGGAATCATGGCGTCGCTGCGCAGCACCACTTTCGGCAAATTGGTTTCCACGGCATAGAATCGAAAGGCGTCCGACTCCAGGTCGTAGACCGTCACGCCGGCACGTTCCCACCGAATCACGTTTGCCAGTTGCTCCGTGATGGCCCGAAACAGGCTTTGCCGGCTGCGTTGGGAATTCAACACATTGGTGACGGAGAGGAGTGTGCGGTACGTGATTGCGAGGTTCTGCACGACGTGTGGCCTCCTTCCAGATCCTCCGCTGTAGCCGGACGGCGTGATAATGGTGCGCCCTGGGGTGACACATCGTCAGGAGAGGCGAAGCACAGGACGGATCAGCGGGCAGGCCTCATATGTCGGTGTGGCTGGTGCGCTGCCGGCATTATAGGCTGGGACGATTACGTATTCACATCGGTTCGTCAAATCTTCATCAAACTTTAATGTCGCCTCGCGAGATCGGCGGGCAACGCCGCGAGCCCCGTGCCAGCGGTCATGCCCCATGAACAACTAGTGACGCCCCGTGCCGAACACATGCCTCCCCTCATCCATTTCCGACCCGGATCTCATCCGCGAGGCCCCACGCCCCGCTTCAGGCCCCAATGAGCTCGAGCCCGGGCCGACCGAGGGCGTGAGCGGAAACGTGGAGACTCCCATGTCCGGGCTTCGTCTCGGGACAAAAGGGTTCGGCAGGTGTTCCTCGCGGCGGCGAAGAGGCTCGCGCTCCAGCGAGCTCCGCTCCCGCAACGACAGGGCACTCGCGCCTTGTGTCGGGATGAGCCTCTTTAGTTCCAGTTCCTCAAAAGACGCATCCCCAGCCGCGTCCGTATCCGCCACCACCAGATTGCTGGCCATCACTTCCTTCGCCATGGATTCCGCAGTCGGAAGCTCGTCCGCATAGACATCGGTTTCGTATTCCGCAGTGGAGGGCGTGGCCAGCGACGTCCAGACAGACTGCCCGGACTCGGTCACATTGATGCTCGTCACGGTCGACAGGCCCGGTCTGATCGGATGCTCACGGATTTCCTCCGCCGGCAGTGCGATACGCACCGGCACCCGCTCGACGATATGAATGAAGTTTCCGG
The Nitrospira defluvii DNA segment above includes these coding regions:
- a CDS encoding sigma-54-dependent Fis family transcriptional regulator, whose product is MQNLAITYRTLLSVTNVLNSQRSRQSLFRAITEQLANVIRWERAGVTVYDLESDAFRFYAVETNLPKVVLRSDAMIPHAHSAVGWVYDHQRVHVRPHLQEERLFIEDESYLQEGLGRMINIPMMVQDACLGTLNIGSVEAGPPDPDDVDFLKQVATQIGFAIAHVNAYEEINCLREQLARENLYLTDELKATQDFGIVVGRSRAFEDVLRLARQAAPTTATVMITGETGTGKEVLARAIHEKSLRRERAFVRLNCAALPSGLIESELFGHERGAFTGADQRRIGRFELADGGTLFLDEIGELPLEAQAKLLRVLQDGLVDRVGGTKPVPVDVRVIAATNADLPAAIRDGRFRSDLYYRLNVFPIHMPPLRERPEDIPILARHFLRVHAQRLKRSCEDFDASAMERLVRYAWPGNVRELENIVERGLILCQERLLSLDSLMMSSPASPESSARRTLQDEERHHILRALTLLDWRIEGSGGAAEQLGLAPSTLRSRLNKLGIRRPSRT